In the Chiloscyllium plagiosum isolate BGI_BamShark_2017 unplaced genomic scaffold, ASM401019v2 scaf_13625, whole genome shotgun sequence genome, TGAGGAAATCTGCACTCCCAGGCTGAGAGAGCATCAGCCCCTCTGAccctcccacttcacccactGTCCGAATGAACATGGTTCAGTCCTGGATGTGATTCTCAGCAGCAAGGACAGCAAAATCCAATTGCAGCCTTCACTGATGAACTCTCTGGTGTCTCCACATTGTGCACGACTGGTTAAATGTCCTCCCACACATATAAcaagtgaatggcttctccccggtgtgaattcgctggtgtttgcatagcacccagaggaaacccacgcagacacggggagaatgtgcaaattccacacagacatgcacccaaggctggaatcaaacctgggtccctggcactctgaggcagcagtgctaaccgctgaccCACCAAGCCACCAGTGCAACCTCgatggtattaaatggtggagcaggctcctgCTCCCCGATGTCATGTTCTAAATGTGTTGACTTTAGATCTACCTGCAGTGGGAGGCAACCTCTGTTTCCTAACCAGGAGAAAATAAATGTTGTTCATCAGCTTCTGTGGATCATTTCTGAGGAAATCTGCACTCCCAGGCTGAGAGAGCATCAGCCCCTCTGAccctcccacttcacccactGTCCGAATGAACATGGTTCAGTCCTGGATGTGATTCTCAGCAGCAAGGACAGCAAAATCCAATTGCAGCCTTCACTGATGAACTCTCTGGTGTCTCCACATTGTGCACGACTGGTTAAATGTCCTCCCACACATATAAcaagtgaatggcttctccccggtgtgaattcgctggtgttTGAGCACAGCAGATGAATccctgaatcctttcccacacacggTGCAGGGGAATGGTCGCTCCCCGGTGTGAATGCGCTGGTGGACAAACAGTGGGGCCAACTGAGTGAATCCCTCCCCGCagtcagagcaggtgaacggcctctccccagtgtggacacgtCGATGACGCTTCAGCCCATATGGATACCTGTACCgtttcccacagtccccacactgcCATGGCTTCTCCACGGTGCTGTTGTCCTTGTGTCCCTCCAGGTTGGATGATGAACTGGAGCCTGAAGTGCCCACACACACAGAACCCCCTGATGGTGTCTCCTGGAGGAATGTTATTGCAGCAGCAGCAATAACTTCCGCATTCACACAATAAGGGGCTCTGATTGGCTGGAGGACCATGTGCTTCCGGTCCTCCAGCGCTTTCTATTGGACAGTCCACATGTGACTTGTCGGGAGCCAGCCAATAGGAGCCGCGGCTGTTCCGGACAAAGGGCCTCGCGCTGCCCCCGTGCTGAGGGAGCTGGAGGAGGGGAGGGCACTTTGCAACAAATCCCTTCCCTTCATTTTCCTCCAAGGCATGTGTTCACACAAAGCCCAGGGtttcactgtaacctcacactcactgaaacTTCCTCATCTGTGAGCACAACACTCTCTGTTCCCGTTCTGGGGTTAAACTGTTGCTCTAACCCCTGCCCAACAATGCCACCTCAACTCCCTGCTGTACTCTCTGCCCACCCTTGACAAATTCCACAagaacaccatctacaagtttggaAGAGAAGTTTGGCTCTACCatgtgcagtggctcagtggttacagcGCTAggaagccaggttcaattcctcctcgggtgaccgtctgtgtggagttagcacacaactggtgctccagtttcctcccacaatccaaagatgtacaggctaggtgaactggccaggcgaaattgcccatagccttcatggatatgtagattaggtgcattcgtcaggggtaaatatagggtagggtagagtagaggaatgggtctgggtgggttactctttggtgtggacttgttaggcggGAAGGcctgcctgtttccacactgttctggattactggtgctggaagagcacagcagttcaggcagcatctgaggagcagtaaactcgatgtttcgggcaaaagcccttcatcaggaatacaggcagagtgcctgaagggtggagagataaaggagaggagggtggggagggtcaCCTAACTAATGCTTGCCTTCAAAGTGAAGTTCCTGAAATCTTCAGTCACAAATTGTGCTCCATTGCCTGAAATTATATCTTCTGGGAAACAATGCACCACAAAGATTTTCTCAGTGCCCTGATTACTGAGTCTGCTGCTGCTGAATGAAGCCTTAGACACTTCAATTCCATCTAGAATAAGATTGTACATGACTAAAtgcatttttccttttaaaatcaaaaaATTCCATTGCTCACCTTTTCTGTGACCTTTCAGGAAATCTTGTTGAATTCATTAGCTCTGTCAGCATCAAATATTTCTCTTTGCATCATCTTCAATTTCGCCAGTCTATGATTGCCAGCCAATAAATGTTacactattttcaagtgttgtttCTGTTCATGGCACATTTCCAGCAGTTAGACTATTTATAAAAAGGTGGAAAGTTGAGTTAAAGCTGTGAATATAATTCAACAAGACTTGTAGACAGAGTTATCGGATCTTTGCTTACTCCTTTTCAGATTTTAACGCTGCACAAATATGCTTCAATTTTCCCTCAGTAGCCAATAAAGAGTTGTCTATTGAACAGAAGGGGAAATGCAAGGCTGAGGGCACCTGTCTTTTCAGAGGTGTTCTGGtgaaaagtcatgatttggagtaaccagtgttggacagggtaaacaaagttaaaaatcacacaacaccaaattataattcaacaggtttatttggaagcactagctttcggagtgctgcttcttcagcgggtgattcctgaagaagggcttatgcccgaaacgcgattctcctgctccttggatgctgcctgacctgctgcgcttttccagcaacacatttttcagctataacctggtgtgttatTTTTAACCTGGTGAAAGTGgtagagatggagaaactgggagaatacaATGGAATCTCTACAAGCAGCAGGGAGGGAGCATATACAGTCCAAGTAACCGTGGGTGTCGATGGATCTGTAGCGGAATTTGGTGGCCAGCCCATCATCAGAAATTTATATACAGAGATGTTGAGAAAGGGAATCGAGAAGTCAGTGATGGACCGGGTGATAGTGACAGCAGGACAGAAATCCGAAGCAAAACTGATTAACTTTTCAAATTCTGGGGGTCAGCAGGAAGCAGACTGATGCATGGAACGGGTGAGATGAATTTCCAGGATGGATTGCATGGGCCACTGGCAATGTTCAGCTGAAATGATTGAATGGGTTGTTTAAGGTCTGCTCAAAATGAATACGAGAAGAAATGAGTGTTCTAATACAAAGCAAATTTATTCACTTAATCTACTGTAGGTACATGCAAATTAATGAGTAGCATTATTAGCTTAAAAGACTTTTGATACAGTCGACAAGTGAGTCTCACTGCCTTGTCGTCACATCGGGGTCTCCTGGGTGATGGCTGACACTCGGAGCTATTTCCGTTCCCACGATCTGGTCTTTCAAACCCCAGTCCGATAGGGAATGTCTCTCAAGCTGGGAAAAGTCCCCAACATCAATACGATTCTGACTCAGATATGACATGCTGTATTGCAGTCTCCGAGTACCTTTCCCACTCATTCCTTTCTGCACAAAGAGGTCCCAGTATCTCTGTGCCTTTGCACGACAGTCTGTTCCCAAGACCAGCCAAGGTCATTGCAGTTACCTTCCAACCAGAACGGCCTGTGTTTATCTGAAGCCTGTTTTTCACATATTCCCCTTCAATTGCTTAGTAACAGGATCCTTGATCAGctaggctgaggaatggcaaatggggtttaatttacACAAATGCAACATACTTCATTTTGTGaagacaaaccaaggcaggacttacagAGGTAGGGAGTGTTGTCAAGCAGAGAGtcgaggggtgcaggtacatagttccttgaaagtggcgtcccATGTAGACAAAGTGGTGAAGGATGTATTTGGTATACTTGCtctcattggtcagtgcactgagtttAGGAATGTCATGTAAAGGCTGCATAAGACAATGGTAAGGCCACAGTTGGAGAATTGTGCTCAATTCTGGACACACTGTTAGAGGAAGACTATTATTAAACTGCCAATTGTGTGataaagatttagaaggatgttactgatgctgaagggtttgagttataaggacaggctggacagactgggactTATTTCCCGGCAGCAtcagaggctaaagggtgaccttgtagatgatcataaaattatgatgggcatacataagatgaatagcaaaggccttttctcagggtaggggcagtccaaaacgagagggcatcagtttatggtgagaggggaaagatttaaaagtgatctgaCTGGCAGCCTtttcgcagagggtggtgcgtgtatggaacgagtgccagacaaagtggtggaggtgacTGTAATTACAACATTGAACAGACATTTTGACATGgatcagagagatatgggcccaatactggcaaatggaacaacaTCAGCTTACGCATCACCTTTACTCATTTTCTCATCATTGGAGAAATAGTTCACTTCCTACAGCAATTTAGAATAAGAGGTCATAGTGTTAGGATGAGGGAtagcagatttcaaacagagatgtggagaaattactTCCCTCAAAGCAGTAttaatctgtgaaattccttCCCCCAGAGTGCTGTGGACAACAGGACATGGAATAAACTTAAAGAGGAGATAGATGTTTAATCAATATAGGGTagaagggttatggagaggaggcaggaaagtggagttgaagccggGATGCGATCAGCCTCGATGGAAcaaaatggtggggcaggctggatgggctgaatggtgtactcCTGCTCCCCGATGTCATGGTCTCACTGGGTCGACTTTAGATCTACCTGCAGTGGGAGGCAAACTCTGTTTCCTAACCAGGAGAAAGTAAACGTTGTTCATCAGCttctgtggatcatttcagaggaaATGTGCACTCCCAGGCTGAGAGAGCATCAGCCCCACTGGAATATAAAGCCCCCTGACACTCCCACTTCACCCACTGGTCCAGTCCTGGACGTGATTCTCAGCAGCAAGAACAGCAGGATTCAACTGCTGTCTTCACTGATGAACTCTCTGGTGTCTCCGCAGTTTGCTTGACTGGATAAAtcccctcccacacacaaagcaggtgaatggcttctccccggtgtgaattcgctggtgttTGAGCACAGCGGATGAATCCCTGAATGCTTTCCCACACACGGTGCAGGGGAATGGTCGCTCCCCGGTGTGAATGCGCTGGTGGACCAACAGGTGGGCCAACTGattaaatcccttcccacagtcagagcaggtgaaccgtctctccccggtgtgaagtTGCTGGTGTATCCTGAGGCCagtggattgagtgaatcccttcccgcactcagagcaggtgaacggcctctcccggGTGTGCACCCGCCGGTGTCTCCGCATGCTGGATGGATCGCTGAATATCTCTCCACACTcggagcaggagaatggcctctccccggtgtgaatgtGCTGGTGGATCCGCAGGCTATCTGATGAACTgcatcccttcccacacactgaaCAGGTGAACGGCAAGACCCCTGTGTGAATTAGCTTGTGTCTTTGCAGGCCGGATGAGTGactgaattctttcccacagtcagagcaggagaatggcctctccccggtgtgaacccgctggtggaGCCGCAGGTTGTATGACGaactgaatcccttcccgcactccGTGCAGGTTAAAGGCAAGACTCCTGTGTGAGTTTGCGTGTGCTTCTGAAGGCTGGAAAAGTGactgaattctttcccacagtctgagcaggtgaacggcctctccccggtgtgaactcgCCGGTGTCTCAAAAGGCCAGACGAATGagcgaatcccttcccacagtctaTGCAGATGtgtggcctctccccggtgtggacacgccGATGAATCTCCAGCTCAGACGGATACCTGTACCgtttcccacagtccccacactgcCATGGCTTCTCCACGGTGCTGTTGTCCTTGTGTCCCTCCAGGTTGGATGATGAACTGGAGCCTGAAGTGCCCACACACACAGAACCCCCTGATGGTGTCTCCTGGAGGAATGTtattgcagcagcagcagcagcaataacTTCCGCATTCACACGATAGACACGCTCTGATTGGCTGGAGGACCAGAGCGCTTCCGGTCCTCCAGCGCTGTCTATTGGACAGTCCGAATACCGAGCTGTCCGGAGCCAGCCAATAGGAGCCGCGCCTATTCCGGACAAAGGGCCTCGCGCTGCCCCCGTGCTGAGGGAGCTGGAGGAGGGGAGGGCACTTTGCAACAAATCCCTTCCCTTCATTTTCCTCCAAGGCATGTGTTCACACAAAGCCCAGGGtttcactgtaacctcacactcactgaaacTTCCTCATCTGTGAGCACAACACACACTGTTCCCGTTCTGGGGTTAAACTGTTCATGTGCAGGAGCTGGAGGGAAAGGGAGTGAATCCAAGGAGAGGGGGCAGACTCTGGAAAGGTTGGTCTAGGTCTCTCTCAAAGATGTTGATATTGCTCCCTGATCAAAATGAATACAAACAGAAATGTGCGCTTCAACACAAAGCAACTTTATTCACTTAATATCCTTGATGTACATGCAAAGTAATGAATGGCTCTGTTAGCTTAAAAGACTTTTGATACAGTCAACAAGTGAGTCTCACTGCGTTGGCTTCATATCTGGGTCCCCTGGGTGACAGCTGTCACTTGGAGCTCTATTTCCGTTTCCACGATCTGGTCTCTCAAAACCCAGTCAGAGGGTGAATGTCTCTCCAACTGGGTGAAGTCCCCAATGTTAATACTGTTCTGACTCGGATATGACTGCAGTCCCTGAGTACTTTTCCCACTCATTCCTTTGTGCACAAACAGGTGGGTGTGTCTCTGTACGTTTGACAGGTAGTCTGTACCCAAAACCAGCCAAGGTCATTGAAGCTACCTTCCAACCAGAACGGCCTGTGTTTACCTGAAGCCTTTTATCACGTATTCCCCCTTCAATTGCTTATTGCCATACACAATTAACCCTTAACAATCTGGGTTGGAGATATTTTGCCCCCTCAGTAAATACATTTACTCAAGGTTCCATTATGTAAAAATCCATGGACAGTTAGCCAATGGGATAggaaattggcttgacagtaggagacagagggtggtggtagaggattggtattcagactggagacctgtgaccagcagggtTCAGTTCCAGATcaactgttatttgtcatttatataaacgctTTGGATGAGACAATAGCAGCAATGGTTAGTAGGTTCgttggtgacaccaaaattgctgatATAGTTTAAGGCGATctgagagtacaataggaccttgatcagctgagccgaggaatggcaaatagagtttaattaaaagaaatgtaaggtgttgcattttgctcaGACAcaccaaggcaggacttacacaggtGGAGGGTGTTGTTAAACAGAGAGACTAGGGTTGCAGGTACAAAGTTCCTTGACAGTGgcgttgcaggtagacagggtggtgaagaaggcgtttggtacgcttccTCTCATTGTTCAGAGAATCGCGTATTGGAATTGGGACAGAATGTTACGGCTGCACAACACATTGGTATGGCCACAGCGTTCAGTGAAGATTAACAAGGATGCTCCTGAGGCAGGAGGATTTGAGTTANNNNNNNNNNNNNNNNNNNNNNNNNNNNNNNNNNNNNNNNNNNNNNNNNNNNNNNNNNNNNNNNNNNNNNNNNNNNNNNNNNNNNNNNNNNNNNNNNNNNNNNNNNNNNNNNNNNNNNNNNNNNNNNNNNNNNNNNNNNNNNNNNNNNNNNNNNNNNNNNNNNNNNNNNNNNNNNNNNNNNNNNNNNNNNNNNNNNNNNNNNNNNNNNNNNNNNNNNNNNNNNNNNNNNNNNNNNNNNNNNNNNNNNNNNNNNNNNNNNNNNNNNNNNNNNNNNNNNNNNNNNNNNNNNNNNNNNNNNNNNNNNNNNNNNNNNNNNNNNNNNNNNNNNNNNNNNNNNNNNNNNNNNNNNNNNNNNNNNNNNNNNNNNNNNNNNNNNNNNNNNNNNNNNNNNNNNNNNNNNNNNNNNNNNNNNNNNNNNNNNNNNNNNNNNNNNNNNNNNNNNNNNNNNNNNNNNNNNNNNNNNNNNNNNNNNNNNNNNNNNNNNNNNNNNNNNNNNNNNNNNNNNNNNNNNNNNNNNNNNNNNNNNNNNNNNNNNNNNNNNNNNNNNNNNNNNNNNNNNNNNNNNNNNNNNNNNNNNNNNNNNNNNNNNNNNNNNNNNNNNNNNNNNNNNNNNNNNNNNNNNNNNNNNNNNNNNNNNNNNNNNNNNNNNNNNNNNNNNNNNNNNNNNNNNNNNNNNNNNNNNNNNNNNNNNNNNNNNNNNNNNNNNNNNNNNNNNNNNNNNNNNNNNNNNNNNNNNNNNNNNNNNNNNNNNNNNNNNNNNNNNNNNNNNNNNNNNNNNNNNNNNNNNNNNNNNNNNNNNNNNNNNNNNNNNNNNNNNNNNNNNNNNNNNNNNNNNNNNNNNNNNNNNNNNNNNNNNNNNNNNNNNNNNNNNNNNNNNNNNNNNNNNNNNNNNNNNNNNNNNNNNNNNNNNNNNNNNNNNNNNNNNNNNNNNNNNNNNNNNNNNNNNNNNNNNNNNNNNNNNNNNNNNNNNNNNNNNNNNNNNNNNNNNNNNNNNNNNNNNNNNNNNNNNNNNNNNNNNNNNNNNNNNNNNNNNNNNNNNNNNNNNNNNNNNNNNNNNNNNNNNNNNNNNNNNNNNNNNNNNNNNNNNNNNNNNNNNNNNNNNNNNNNNNNNNNNNNNNNNNNNNNNNNNNNNNNNNNNNNNNNNNNNNNNNNNNNNNNNNNNNNNNNNNNNNNNNNNNNNNNNNNNNNNNNNNNNNNNNNNNNNNNNNNNNNNNNNNNNNNNNNNNNNNNNNNNNNNNNNNNNNNNNNNNNNNNNNNNNNNNNNNNNNNNNNNNNNNNNNNNNNNNNNNNNNNNNNNNNNNNNNNNNNNNNNNNNNNNNNNNNNNNNNNNNNNNNNNNNNNNNNNNNNNNNNNNNNNNNNNNNNNNNNNNNNNNNNNNNNNNNNNNNNNNNNNNNNNNNNNNNNNNNNNNNNNNNNNNNNNNNNNNNNNNNNNNNNNNNNNNNNNNNNNNNNNNNNNNNNNNNNNNNNNNNNNNNNNNNNNNNNNNNNNNNNNNNNNNNNNNNNNNNNNNNNNNNNN is a window encoding:
- the LOC122548167 gene encoding gastrula zinc finger protein XlCGF52.1-like; the encoded protein is MKGRDLLQSALPSSSSLSTGAARGPLSGIGAAPIGWLRTARYSDCPIDSAGGPEALWSSSQSERVYRVNAEVIAAAAAAITFLQETPSGGSVCVGTSGSSSSSNLEGHKDNSTVEKPWQCGDCGKRYRYPSELEIHRRVHTGERPHICIDCGKGFAHSSGLLRHRRVHTGERPFTCSDCGKEFSHFSSLQKHTQTHTGVLPLTCTECGKGFSSSYNLRLHQRVHTGERPFSCSDCGKEFSHSSGLQRHKLIHTGVLPFTCSVCGKGCSSSDSLRIHQHIHTGERPFSCSECGEIFSDPSSMRRHRRVHTRERPFTCSECGKGFTQSTGLRIHQQLHTGERRFTCSDCGKGFNQLAHLLVHQRIHTGERPFPCTVCGKAFRDSSAVLKHQRIHTGEKPFTCFVCGRGFIQSSKLRRHQRVHQ